Part of the Triticum urartu cultivar G1812 chromosome 2, Tu2.1, whole genome shotgun sequence genome, AGCCACCAGTTCCTGGGCCATCCATTACCAAGGTGATGCGTGTCATCATCCCCCATGCCTGCGCAGCTTGCAACGCAGCACAACAAGCTTCAGCGTCAGCTTGTAAAGATCGCAGCCTGCCAGCTCCAGCTCCAGCTCCTACCGCGTCTCCCTCAGCATCTGTGAGAATAAAACCCCAGCCCCCAGTCTTTCCATCAGGCATGAAGCTGCCATCCACGTTTACCTTCAGAATATCATTCGCCGTGGGCGCCCAGGCTATTGTGCACAGCCGTCTTTTCCTTTGGTTTCTTCAGGAAAAAGGTCTCAAAATCAGCCGCCGTCCTCCTCACATGGATCATCACCTCCACTAAGAGCCTGTTCGGTTTCTCTCCGCTCCCATGACTCAGCTCCCAGAGCGGAGCAGGCTCCTGCAGTTTTTTATGGAGCTGCTCAAACCAAGCTCCGCGGAGTGGAGCAGAGAGATTCTGAACAGGGCCTAAGTTAAGCTTCTTCTCGCCAGTATTAACTTTGTTTCTAGCCAGCCACCAGTTTCATCTTTCTTGGTGCCTGAGGGCTATTGATAAACCGAGCTTGCTCTCCTGTACTAATGTGCGAGCACCATCCAGTAGTGCCAAACCACCCATTTCATTCAGCAACTCACACTGCCAACGTCAAGAGGCAGCCAAATGTCAGGTAAACACCAACTGGCTATGCAAACCTGGATCATCATATACTTTGCAGATCACCACATTGTGAAAACACAGGGTAGATGATGGTGCGGTCGGACACCTCCATCGCAGAGATATTATGTTACCATAACAAGTACAGAGTTCAACAGGATCGCTCGGAGGAAACAGAGCAGTAAATACATCAGACAGACACGCGGTGGTTATTGAACAACTGCACAAAGATCCAGCCGCTCGCAGATGCCATCCCTGCCTAGTAGCCATAGCTGGTCTTCTTCATCATCCTCGCAAACTCGCCAAAATCTATCTCGCCGTCACCTGTGATGGGACAGAAATGAAGCTAAGTCACTTGATTCTCCAGTAGGATAAAGTTTCAGAAAAATGAAGCTCTTCCATTCTCAGCAAAGTGAGATGAAATGGCTAACCATTTTGATCTGCCTCTTGAACCATTTCTTGGATCTCTTGGAGAGTGAAGTTTTCACCCAACTCTTTGGCAATGCGCTGAATATCAACATCTGAAATCTTCCCCTGCACGAGTCACACAGCATACTAGAGTTATGGCAACACTCTGTTCAAACAATGGTAGATTTACAAAATAGGTATgtgtttcattcacacattgagCTCCACCTAGCATTAGAAAAGATATCAAATTGCCATTCTGCACCAAACCACCAAAAAGCATCCAGTACTACTGTCACAATCTAGACCGTTTTAGACTAATATGGTTTTCCAAGGGGAAAATTCAACCATATTCAACCATTAATTTCTACAAAAAGTATGTTGCTTTAGATAAATTAAGTATACATACATTAGGAAAGTATATCTCCCCATTAATCTAGAGGTATCAATTAAATGTTGTAGAAGTTGATATTTTTTTCTGTATTAAAGATTTTAAAACGACTTAGATTGTGACTCAGAGGGAATAGTAAATTTTAACTATTTATGAAACTGGTCGAACCAGTAAGCAGCCAGAAGTAAGAAAACAAGTCAACTCATTAAACATCTGAAAGAATTAAAATGGTCAATTGTCCGCTAAAGACAAAATTCCAATTGTCTGATAAAGTAAAGCTAACCAGTTTATAACCTGGAAAGTTGCAGTGAACCAGATTCATATTCAACAATATATGTAGAACAAAGGAATATTGAGAAACTTTACATTTTTATCTTGGTCAATAATGCGGAACGCTTTTGTAAGCTCTTCTTTAGTGTCCCTCTCCCCAATCTTGGCAGTCATCATGTGCTCAAACTCCTCATAATCTATCGATCCACTGCCATCTTTGTCAACATCAGCAATCATCTGATTGATTTGCTGCATTATCCAAAAGCAGGGTGGAGTGTCAGTAGGAGGGATTTCCTCAATACATTATAGAGTACCCTAGTAGTAAAGGAAGGATTCATTAACCAGCTAGATTTTTAAGGTAAGAGAAAATATATACCAAAAAGAACATGTTTGGATAACAAACGTCATTAATTAAGAATTGCAATGCAGGTCAATTATCTATCCTTCTAGGAATGTTCATCGAGTATTGCATTACTTATTCAAGAAGCAAAATTTAACCACTTTATCTGCAATGGATGTTTGATCATTTCTATGATCCAACAGGAGCAAGACAACTACAAGCTCTCCTGGTAAGGTGGGAGGAAATGCAAAACGAAAGAGCTAGCAAGGTGGATGAACTGTACCTCCTCTGTCATCTCAAATCCCAAGGCTCTACAAACAAAAGCAACAAAGTTAGGGCCGTTATTTTTTACATGAGAAAATGGCGTTAAAATGACAATGACTATGAAATTACTAGTACCTCATCGCAACATTCAACTCTTTGGCATCGATGGTTCCTGCAATGCGAACACGTTGAAGAACATCAGCCCAACTAACCAATATTGCATCGAGGAATAACCAGGCCAGTGAAGGAACAGATTCATTACCAGAGTTATCGGTGTCGAAAAGATCAAATGCTTCCTTTATTTCCTGCCTCTTCTGTTGCGTGAGGCCATGGGGGCGAGTCCTAGGCCTCTCCCTCCTTGTCTGTCCCTTCATTGTAGACTACAATAAAAGCAGACATACCAGAAGCGGGTCAATGCGCAGGATGATGTTATCAGAATATCAGTCGAGATTATCAGCAAAGGTCATAACAAATCATTCCGGCAAATAGGATAACCGTTGTGTAAATGTTCATGCAGGGAATTAAATCTTCAAAGATAGCTGCTTTATATTAGCACAGGAATTCAATATAAACAGCTGCCGCCTATGCTGCAAGCGACGGACAGGATCACGGGCTCGGTGCCTGCCCGAATTCGGCGGCGACGGTTCGCAAGGAAGAAGGGGATCTAGAGGGAGAGGAGGGCAAGGAGCTCACCATGGCTAGAGAAGAGCGTCGCGTAGGGTGAGCCGCCGACGAAGAGGGTCGCCGCCCGCGTGGATCTGCCGGTGCCCGAGGGGAAGAACGATGAGGGTGAGGCGGCCGTCGATCTGGTCGCGAAGGAGGAGCTGTGACGCGTCGGCGTTTGCTTGGGACGAGGGGCTCGGAGAGGACTGGACGGTCGAAGGTATTGGACCGGGCCGCGTCTGGTGGGAGATCGAATTCGTATCTTTACCGCGCTTGACGTGTCCGAGACTATTTTTCTGGAGTGAAACATATTACGTCGTAAGAAAAGCAAAATAAAGGAAATTCCAGTCAATGGaaaatactcccttcgttcctaaatacttgtttttctaggcatttcaacaagtgactacacacaaaacaaaataagtgaatctacactctaaaatatgtctacatacatccgtacgtagtagtcatttgaaatgtctagaaagacaaatatttaggaacggagggagtaaatcagAAGCCATGTTGCCTGATGCAGACTCCTTTTGGGGCAACTAAGAAATTTTGGGATTTTGGATGAAGTCTTCATCCTCCAAAGGTATGACGACAGGTACCTTCTTTTTTCAGCGTTGTcttgatgacggtgatgatggaTGACTTTTCGGCGTGGCACAAGATTATGTCGCAGTGAAATTTAATTTTGCTTCATACAGGGCGTGTTTAGTTGCTTTTGCTGTTGGGCCTGGCTCAGAGGGAAAAAATGAGCCAGGCTGAGCAGGATCTGGATAAACAAAAACAGGGTCAAAAACGTAGATGATCAGTTGATTGGTTGCCTGGATTTGAGGGTCATGTCACCGAGATGCAATTTTCATCCGGCCTTTGGTTGCATACATGCATATGATTAGGACTTAACAACAAAGCTTAACACCCACCAGGTTTGGCATCTCATTTTGTCGAACACGTTGAGCGCGTCGGAGGTTCCTCTGCCCATCATGTTGTAACACttcggatgtaatttaccttatttgtacttcaactcttgccgtttccggcactaagttatgttattttctcgttgtcgggttttgtcttcgtgttgttttgtctttgtcatgcatctcatatcatgtcatcatgtgcattgcatttgtatacgtgttcgtctcatgcattcgagcattttccccgttgttcgttttacattccggcgctcctatgtcctccggtgtccctttctatctcttttcatgtgcgggtgttaaacatttttgGATTAGACCGATACTTGTCTTGCGGCCtaggtttactaccggtagactgcctgtcaagtttcatgccgtttggacttcgtttgatactccaacggttaaccgaggaaccgaaaaggcctcgtgtgttgcagccccacacccctccaaagtggcccaaaacccacctaaacctcctccatcatctagatcgttcgatcacgatcgcgtggccacaaaccgcacctcatttggagctttctagctccctctacctctataaatatgTCCCTCCAcgaaaatcccgggtctcctctccccctaaccctagagAAACTCCACCCGCCGCCGCTGGACAAAAATCCTGGCATCGAacgtgtccgcccgccgccgccgaccaacCAGACGACGCCACCTGTTCCGGGCGTGACCACATCGCCGCCTCAGCCCCGCTGGCCCGCGAGGCCCAGGCCCCCCCCCCCGT contains:
- the LOC125536220 gene encoding probable calcium-binding protein CML13; this encodes MSTMKGQTRRERPRTRPHGLTQQKRQEIKEAFDLFDTDNSGTIDAKELNVAMRALGFEMTEEQINQMIADVDKDGSGSIDYEEFEHMMTAKIGERDTKEELTKAFRIIDQDKNGKISDVDIQRIAKELGENFTLQEIQEMVQEADQNGDGEIDFGEFARMMKKTSYGY